tgttgtaggTGGCGGTGGTGTACCTTATTTTTTACTATTcgtttctttattatttctgtacttaaataccattcttcttctttatcatcttactatttttattattattgtattaatctattttattatttatgtatactATATAGATGGAGAaatgtgtgagtgcatgtgtgtgccttTGTTTCTGCAGAGGCTGAAGGAGCTAAAACAGAGGGAATTTGCCCGCAACGTGGCCTCCAAATTAAGGAAGGATGAACAAAAGCAGGAACGAGCGCTTCAGCGGCTACACAAATTGGCTGAACAGAGGAGAGAGGTTAAATGGTGGGATATGGGCATAACTACATTTctgctaataaaataatatttaatgttcttGTTTGGTTCACTATCTAGTACTCTGAACtaattagatttagatttattaaaaaacaatccTTTCTGTGCTTGGTATCTCTCTGCAGTAtactgttttattgttctttttcatTCTGTGTTGTAGTGCTCCAGGAAGTGGCCCGATGTTTAAATCCACCACCGTGGCAGTGGAAAGCTTCAATAAGTCTTGCTTCATGGATAAAGAGGAAAACCAAGACATTGCAGAACAGGAGACAGAATCTCAAATCCCATGGCCATATCGaggaaaagcaaagaaacaaactCTCCGACGCAAGATTGCCTTCTCCCTTTCCTTTCCAAAGAGAGCCTCACTGAAGCTAGAGTCTTCTGCTGCAGTCTTTTCTGAGAGTATAGAAGAGAAGAAGatgattaaatatgatacaGAGATGATGACACATCAAAAGAGTTCCACCAAAAGTTCCCTGAATGATGCAATGCCTGCCTCAGATCTGTGTGCTTTCCTCGTTTACTCAGAGAACAGATCAGTGTCTCCAATTAGCCACTTTTCAGCTGTTCCTGGAAGCTCAAATATTAGTCTGGACTCAGTGGAAAGCAATATTACTGAAAGTAAAGAAAACAGTAGTCAGGAAGAGAGCACCATAAGTGATAGGTCACAACCAACATCATGTGATATCAATTTATTTCAAAGGCAAGAAAAAGACAATGTTGTTCTCAGAAGACCAAGCCAAccctttctctctgttgtgGCTCGAGATAGTAGAACTATCTTCCAATGGCCTTCAGAAATGGTGTATTTCACAAAAACAGAGCCCTCCATCTCATTTAGCTGCAATCCTCTCTATTTTGACTTTAAATGTTCAGGACAGTACAGGAAGTCTCCTGAAGTCTTTTACAACAAAAATGGACAAGAACTGTCTTTCATTTCTGAAAAAAGCCACAAAATGTCCTCTTCCTGTGAGATCACCACAGAGGATGTTACATGTAGATTGGAAAAAAATATCCGAAAGTGCCATCTGTATTCCAGCGATGCCCAGGGCAAATACAAACATTTGAAAAATTCAGCTCAGGGCAGTAAAAGAGCAGAGGAAAAGTTGCAAGGCAGAGATCGACGCCATTACAGGAGTCAACACAAAAAGAGACACAAGAGAAGAAGTAGGTGGGAGGCGGAGGATTACAGTGAGCCAGAGCAGAGTGCAAGCATGAAAAAATGGACTAAACTCCACAAACGAGAAGGATTTGAAAGCCAATTTAGAGGCTGTGCTGCACAGCAAGAGCGGCCATTAGAGAAGTCAAAGCAATCAGCTCAGAATCAGGCAGAGAATAACAGCATTGTTTCCTCAGCAGGAGGCTCTGTTGAAGCTGAAAAGGTACTTGATATCAGTGGGGGCACAGTAGACGTTCTTGCATTAGGGCAGACAACGAACACACAAAATGACTCGCACAAGCTCAGTGTGATTCCTTCTGATCATGAAACAACAGTTTCAGATCACAGCAGCCCAACTTTACCAAAGAAACGACAAAGTGAGTCCCAGAGTAAAGAGGATAATGTTTGGTCAGATCATACACAGTGTGGTGTGATTGAGGATCTAGACAGAAAAGAAGATGTTTTGTGGCTAaatcaaagacaaaaaagacaaaaattggACCAAAGTCCAATATCTGAAAAtcctctttttgttttaaatagatCTGATGGAATGGTGGACATGGAATCAACATGGAACATTATCAGTTTAAAAGATCCAGGCACATGTGCTCCTGAAGGAGACaatgcagaaaataaaacatccatTGATAAAAACCCCATTTCCAACTCTGAGATACATTCTCAGTCTCTACCTGAGTCAAATCTACAGCCTAAAGTCATAAATCATCTTCGTACAGTCCAAGATGGTGACTCAGcaaaagaacaagaatctgaaaATGAGTGTATGAAGTGTGCCATCACATCCCAGgtcaaagaaaaagagaaagtcaGCCATGATAAATCCTGCCAGCACACTCCACCGTTGCCAGGCTTTCACATTCTGGATGAGGAAAGACACAACTGTGCAATCCAGAGTCCATTCAACCCAATGCTGTGCTTTACGTCTCAACTTAGTGGTGTGGAGAAGCATGGCCTTCTTTCcagccacacccacaaacagGTTCTGCATAAAAAGGTGTTTTCTGCTAAGCTAAGATCTACACTTCCCATCTCCTCTCCTATCCTTCACCCTATTCACATACCATCTGCCATTCCATCTGGTTCTGTCACTATCTTTCATCATCACTCCACATTCATACCCAATCAGCCTTCCCTCTTTACCCAGATAGTACCTGTTACCCGGCTTCCATTAGCCCCTGAAATCACACCCTTCATACCCTCATCTCAAGTTTCATTGGTGGCTCCACCCACTATCCATACAACAGCCGTCACATTCCATTCTTTACCCCGTCCCCAAGTTTTCCGCCCACTCCTGCACCCTCCTTCTCCTTTTCCACCTTTACTAACCCCTCACACTACTGTCATTCCCCTTCAGCCTCTCTTCTGAAATTATAAAAACTTGGTAATGTAGTAATCGTggtaaaatattataaagtacattCTGAATTTACAGTACAAATACAGTTAAATACATAATTATGGGGAGTAAACTAGTGTATATGGCATTTTTTTTACCAGATGTGTTTCTGTCTAGGGTAGGCTAGGTTGGTCATTTGTCTATTACTGATGTTAGAGCTTTTGTCTAAAATAATTTAGCAGTCGGTCAGGTAATTGACAATTATTTCTTACCAATGAGCCATGACACTCTACGGCAAGCAGCATTGATTTGTTTAGATATAAAtcttaaaacattattttttattcataacaaAGATAAAGGATCTCTCATCTGTACACAAATATTAAAGGAAACTTCTCCATGAATGACTtgcatattaattattataattaattttccTGACTTACATAAAACTTCCATTCAAATACAAGCTAATAGTTGTTCAGTGATATTTAGCTGTTGCTATACTGCAAAGCAGTGTAGTAGGGATTTAATcctttattgtgttcagctcaCTTACATCCCAATCGCTACACTCTGCTCAAATAGATCAGTTTACAAAGCTTCCAACTTCATGATAATATCTTTGTCAATGCCATTGTCAACTATTAGATAACTAGCTGCGCCAAATTTTCATTTACCGAGCCCAGTGATTATAGCAACATCAGTAGACATaagctaaaaaaacaaattgcgTATTATGGGCcatataaaatatcatttagctggtattttaaacatatttatctGAAATTTAAAGTCCCACATAGCACAGGATAATGACAATGCATCTAGATatgcattaaaaacaaaacaaaacaaaaaaacaagaggaGGGAGACATGCAATATAACATTGTGCCATCAGTTGTACATACAATTGACATTATGcataatacagtatgtttatttaaacaacaaTTTAACCAAAAGGATTCTACTGTCCTCACTGACCTGAATTTATACAAGAATATCAAATTGGCTCATGTGATATATGGTAGAAGCACTATGAAATAATTAGCTACATGTATCACCCTTCTCTCTATATAAATGCACTACTTATGGGAAAAATTAGCAAGTTTTTGTCTCCTTCTAGGTAACATAAAACAGGGCTGGGGTTTAGCCAGTTATAAAACAACTGTGATTTCAGTAGATATGACTTCATAGATCTAGCTAGAATcattaaaatgtgttgtttgtatttttgatgTAAAAGCTATTTGAACATAAATATCAGAGATGATTAATTGAAAAATCCTTCCATTTATCCATATATATGCACTGTTAAGGAATCCTAAATCTGAGGGTAAAGGTCCATggcaaaataaagagaaaatgtaaTAGGATGGTTCTTGATCATCCAATAATGCTAAGTGTCTTGTAGTAGTGAATCTAGGTAGAATAACCCTGGGTTTTAATCTTAAAGATGTTTGCATCTGAAGTTCTTTAGAAGTCACTAATACCTTCTCTTTACAGGATGTAGGCATTGTTGTCATTGTTGAGATCAGTTTCATACATAGCAGTCTACCTAAACCAGTATCCATATTTTAGTGAGCGTCTCATTGCAAAAATGTGACCCACTATGTATTTAACCGATCACAAAGCTGAATGTGTATTACAGAATTCACGTTTTCTTCCATTGTTCCATAAAAGTCCAGTTAGATATTTtgatttatagttatattatagttataaaataaaaacacaccaaatttTTAAGGATGTAAGGAGCCTAAGCACTGAGCTGAGCAAAAACAATCCTAAAAGTTCCTAGAGCTGTATAAGTGTCATTtgtattgaattaaataaaaaatgctgctTGTTGTTCAGTTTAAACCTCTCACTCTTGTGGACTTGGAGTGCCCTCTGGTGGCCACAGTTACTGAAGCAACATTCCATATTGCTTACTCAGAAGGTCCAGAACAGGTCAACAGAACAAGTGTATATGGGTGAAAATGGTAGAAATCCATAAGGTAGAAATCAGACATTCACAAACATCCACCACAATCATTCAGTGATCTCTCTAAACTTTCAGAGGTATGAGATCATAAAAAGTTGAACATGTGTAGATGAGGCTCACCTTAAGAGAATGTCTGGTTAGCCATAAGGTTTAATGAATGGTCTTTATTTGATTTAAGTTCTTGATTGAACAGGGAGTCAGTGTGCAATAATGATCACACTGCTGGTTGTATGTTACAGAACATTGCATGGATTTTCATACAGGCTCTGAGAACAAATATCTAGGACCAAAAAATGACTGAGCTGAATCAGCAATGGAAACATACAatccatttttacatttatttatttaaactgtatGGTTTAGCATCTCAGGGTGATAGTATACTCTTCATTCCAAAAAATAAGCTTGCCAGATAATATAAAAGCCCCTCAATAACTGCAATTCcatgataaatataaaatgaccaTATTTACTGTCCACTGGCAATGTTTGTAAAAGCACAACCAAAATTCCTGAGCTGTAGCATTGACTTCTAAAATTGATGATTCCTTAAAAGCTCTGGAATAGCACAGGTCTGTTACTGAACCTTGTAACTGAAATTATTACGACTTATATTTATACTCCAGGCCATTCAAGAATGCAAAAAATGAATGATCATGTGTTGCCTTCACTTGTAATGTGAAAGTAGGGTTGATTTAATAATCAGCAACTTGCTTCAGGCAGGATATCAGATTGCAGCTCAAAGCTGTCATCTCATTTATgatatttggcagacacctttatccagagtgaaatacaaaagtgcttaataCCAAGTGAAGAATCTGTCGATGAATATCTCAGTATTAGTTCACTAGGCTGCACACTAAGGATGCCATAAGTCTAATATAGCACAGAGCCACGTTGTTTGAAGACAGACAGTGACTTGGCTGTTCTGACATTTATCTAAGTTCAGTGCACCACCAAATGTCTTGACATACACATACCTTGAGAGATAGtggaaccagtcaagcagtgatAGAAGAAATGAGGGAGCATGGTGCAGTGTAAGGAGTGATAAGGGTAAGAGGTGAGAGGGTGCTGGTCCACTTTGgttttgtaggcaagcatcagggTTTTAAATTTGATGCATGCAGCTAATGAAAGACTTTAGGAAGTTAAATACAAGTAATGCATTAATTTTGGATGATTTGCAGAGGTTAAATTGGGCTTAGGGGTAGACCTGCCTACAGTTGAAGTAGTCAAGTCTTGAAATGACATGAGAATGAAAAAGGCAGCACGAGGGATGGAAGGAGAAGATAAATTGAGTGCCATCAGCATAGAAGTGGTtggagaacccatgtgaggacaGATCTTCCCCAAGGGAGTGAgtaaagagggagaaaaaaaacatgaacataaagAAGAATTGAATCCTGGTTGTGTAATGTAGAGGTAGTAGGAGAAACTGGGAGTCTGGGATATGTTTAAATGTTCTAATCATAAAACGAGGAGAAGTCTTCCACAGTTAGGGAGAACAAAGAAGGTTGAGTTGATTCAGTCCAATTCAATTAATTTGTAtagtacttttaacaattcacattctctcaaagcagctttacagcagtacagaaacagaattaaaaaaaacttttaaaagtttaagattaagttACTACATATCTCTAACGTCTAaccataatgagcaagccaggggCGATGGTGGCCAGGAAATATCCCTGAGAActtataaggaagaaaccttgactcagaagagaaccagactca
The genomic region above belongs to Tachysurus vachellii isolate PV-2020 chromosome 8, HZAU_Pvac_v1, whole genome shotgun sequence and contains:
- the znf804a gene encoding zinc finger protein 804A isoform X2, whose product is MACYYIVISSTHLSNGHFRNIKGVFRGPLCRNGNLDYAEKEKSLAKALEDLKANFYCQLCDKQYYKHQEFDNHINSYDHAHKQRLKELKQREFARNVASKLRKDEQKQERALQRLHKLAEQRREVKCAPGSGPMFKSTTVAVESFNKSCFMDKEENQDIAEQETESQIPWPYRGKAKKQTLRRKIAFSLSFPKRASLKLESSAAVFSESIEEKKMIKYDTEMMTHQKSSTKSSLNDAMPASDLCAFLVYSENRSVSPISHFSAVPGSSNISLDSVESNITESKENSSQEESTISDRSQPTSCDINLFQRQEKDNVVLRRPSQPFLSVVARDSRTIFQWPSEMVYFTKTEPSISFSCNPLYFDFKCSGQYRKSPEVFYNKNGQELSFISEKSHKMSSSCEITTEDVTCRLEKNIRKCHLYSSDAQGKYKHLKNSAQGSKRAEEKLQGRDRRHYRSQHKKRHKRRSRWEAEDYSEPEQSASMKKWTKLHKREGFESQFRGCAAQQERPLEKSKQSAQNQAENNSIVSSAGGSVEAEKVLDISGGTVDVLALGQTTNTQNDSHKLSVIPSDHETTVSDHSSPTLPKKRQSESQSKEDNVWSDHTQCGVIEDLDRKEDVLWLNQRQKRQKLDQSPISENPLFVLNRSDGMVDMESTWNIISLKDPGTCAPEGDNAENKTSIDKNPISNSEIHSQSLPESNLQPKVINHLRTVQDGDSAKEQESENECMKCAITSQVKEKEKVSHDKSCQHTPPLPGFHILDEERHNCAIQSPFNPMLCFTSQLSGVEKHGLLSSHTHKQVLHKKISDLY
- the znf804a gene encoding zinc finger protein 804A isoform X1, encoding MACYYIVISSTHLSNGHFRNIKGVFRGPLCRNGNLDYAEKEKSLAKALEDLKANFYCQLCDKQYYKHQEFDNHINSYDHAHKQRLKELKQREFARNVASKLRKDEQKQERALQRLHKLAEQRREVKCAPGSGPMFKSTTVAVESFNKSCFMDKEENQDIAEQETESQIPWPYRGKAKKQTLRRKIAFSLSFPKRASLKLESSAAVFSESIEEKKMIKYDTEMMTHQKSSTKSSLNDAMPASDLCAFLVYSENRSVSPISHFSAVPGSSNISLDSVESNITESKENSSQEESTISDRSQPTSCDINLFQRQEKDNVVLRRPSQPFLSVVARDSRTIFQWPSEMVYFTKTEPSISFSCNPLYFDFKCSGQYRKSPEVFYNKNGQELSFISEKSHKMSSSCEITTEDVTCRLEKNIRKCHLYSSDAQGKYKHLKNSAQGSKRAEEKLQGRDRRHYRSQHKKRHKRRSRWEAEDYSEPEQSASMKKWTKLHKREGFESQFRGCAAQQERPLEKSKQSAQNQAENNSIVSSAGGSVEAEKVLDISGGTVDVLALGQTTNTQNDSHKLSVIPSDHETTVSDHSSPTLPKKRQSESQSKEDNVWSDHTQCGVIEDLDRKEDVLWLNQRQKRQKLDQSPISENPLFVLNRSDGMVDMESTWNIISLKDPGTCAPEGDNAENKTSIDKNPISNSEIHSQSLPESNLQPKVINHLRTVQDGDSAKEQESENECMKCAITSQVKEKEKVSHDKSCQHTPPLPGFHILDEERHNCAIQSPFNPMLCFTSQLSGVEKHGLLSSHTHKQVLHKKVFSAKLRSTLPISSPILHPIHIPSAIPSGSVTIFHHHSTFIPNQPSLFTQIVPVTRLPLAPEITPFIPSSQVSLVAPPTIHTTAVTFHSLPRPQVFRPLLHPPSPFPPLLTPHTTVIPLQPLF